Proteins encoded together in one Miscanthus floridulus cultivar M001 chromosome 16, ASM1932011v1, whole genome shotgun sequence window:
- the LOC136511403 gene encoding uncharacterized protein codes for MPHEAGVLELTDAKVPSIAEATEGEAEAPRTSEAKVAEAGASRASKAEVADAGVPRTTKAEVVEAGAPGTTEAEAAEAGLGAAEPAAQDVETEVGLASVPPPVQDPPPS; via the coding sequence atgCCTCACGAGGCTGGGGTCCTCGAGTTAACTGACGCTAAGGTGCCTTcaatcgctgaggccaccgagggtgaggcCGAGGCCCCAAGGACCTCCGAGGCTAAGGTGGCAGAGGCCGGGGCTTCCAGGGCTTCCAAAGCCGAGGTGGCAGACGCCGGGGTTCCCCGGACTACCAAGGCCGAGGtggtggaggccggagcccctgggaccaccgaggccgaggcggcGGAGGCTGGCTTGGGCGCAGCGGAGCCGGCGGCCCAGGATGTGGAGACAGAGGTGGGGTTAGCTTCAGTACCGCCCCCGGTCCAAGACCCGCCACCATCATAG